The following proteins are encoded in a genomic region of Bombus pyrosoma isolate SC7728 linkage group LG1, ASM1482585v1, whole genome shotgun sequence:
- the LOC122569873 gene encoding PC4 and SFRS1-interacting protein isoform X3, translating into MVKLHKKFFAGDKVFAKVRGYPPWPAKVEKVIDANSKNSKYSVYFYGTGETAVCKVEELYTYLENKARFGKPIRRKFFHEGLLQLEQELKNDKSKASDLADLKEVGIGEGAGKEGDTNLPTVSAADSDMETGLVIDEEEKKKSMKRKSVSAADTPEVKKRRGKAKSLSASTSDSVKQDALDSQGEESPKEVVSRSGRKIKPKRFADFSSSEETDATTDKSDHGRGRAKVKIEDSNDQVTPSAVHKKRATVEKKNNLGEAPILEGIKLDMDKPKSFESDKAQKQWDWSTARNAMKLKAQLESGEILPEQVKDCLDFNVHVPDEEKRLLAKDGALHRKTNKLRWLRIEAQLLQLDAQIKSNLGLDRAYPDKCLQAMDDMLSLSIDPLMLKKHPHIVGTVKRLRRYIGNLADWKLSDEEESVFKQKAEQIRQKSEHIYNKFKAMFTIPEGQSFWQSFSDQVVHFKELTKDMSEEKVFSLMSDPACPDAAVSGGSPANESGSQPDTDAPVKVKMEVPTWNEITKESEAK; encoded by the exons ATGGTGAAGCTccataagaaatttttcgcGGGTGACAAAGTTTTTGCTAAAGTTCGAGGTTATCCACCGTGGCCAGCAAAA GTTGAAAAAGTTATTGATGCCaattcaaaaaattcaaagtataGTGTTTATTTTTATGGCACAGGAGAAAC aGCTGTATGCAAAGTAGAAGAGTTATATACCTATTTAGAGAATAAAGCAAGATTTGGTAAACCAATTAGAAGAAAGTTTTTTCATGAAGGTTTATTGCAATTAGAGCAAGAacttaaaaatgacaaaagtAAAGCATCGGATCTTGCTGATCTTAAAG AAGTTGGAATTGGCGAAGGAGCAGGAAAAGAAGGTGATACAAATTTACCAACAGTTAGTGCTGCAGATAGTGATATGGAAACAGGGCTTGTTATTGATgaggaggagaaaaagaaatccatGAAAAGGAAGTCCGTTTCGGCtgct gaTACACCTGAGGTTAAAAAGAGGCGTGGAAAAGCAAAGTCTTTATCTGCGTCTACAAGTGATTCAGTGAAACAAGATGCATTGGATTCTCAAGGAGAGGAATCACCAAAAGAAGTTGTAAGTCGTAGCGGTAGGAAAATTAAGCCCAAACGGTTTGCTGACTTCTCAAGTTCAGAAGAGACAGATGCTACAACAGATAAAAGTG ATCATGGAAGAGGTCGTGCTAAAGTTAAAATTGAAGATTCTAACGACCAAGTAACACCTAGTGCAGTGCATAAAAAAAGAGCTACTGTGGAAA aaaaaaataatttaggtGAAGCACCCATATTAGAAG GAATCAAATTAGACATGGATAAGCCAAAATCTTTTGAAAGTGATAAGGCTCAAAAACAATGGGACTGGTCTACTGCTAGAAATGCCATGAAGTTAAAAGCACAATTGGAAAGCGGCGAAATTTTACCAGAACAAGTGAAAGATTGTTTGGATTTCAATGTACATGTCCCAGATGAAGAAAAGCGATTATTAGCAAAAGATGGAGCACTTCATCGTAAAACAAATAAACTGag ATGGCTTCGTATAGAAGCACAACTTTTACAGTTGGATGCTCAAATTAAATCCAATCTCGGATTAGATCGAGCATATCCGGATAAGTGTTTGCAGGCAATGGATGATATGTTATCTCTTTCAATTGATCCTTTGATGTTAAAAAAACATCCACATATTGTGGGAACTGTTAAAAGG TTGAGACGATATATTGGTAATTTAGCCGATTGGAAATTAAGCGACGAGGAGGAG agTGTTTTCAAACAAAAGGCAGAACAAATTAGACAAAAGTCCGAACATATATACAACAAGTTTAag GCTATGTTTACCATACCCGAAGGGCAATCGTTTTGGCAATCATTTTCCGACCAAGTGGttcattttaaagaattaacaaAGGATATGTCTgaagaaaaagtattttctcTAATGTCTGATCCTGCTTGTCcag atgCAGCCGTATCAGGAGGTTCACCTGCTAATGAAAGTGGTAGTCAACCAGATACAGATGCACCTGTTAAAGTTAAAATGGAAGTGCCTACAtggaatgaaattacaaaagagTCGGAGGCCAAGTAA
- the LOC122569873 gene encoding PC4 and SFRS1-interacting protein isoform X1 encodes MVKLHKKFFAGDKVFAKVRGYPPWPAKVEKVIDANSKNSKYSVYFYGTGETAVCKVEELYTYLENKARFGKPIRRKFFHEGLLQLEQELKNDKSKASDLADLKEVGIGEGAGKEGDTNLPTVSAADSDMETGLVIDEEEKKKSMKRKSVSAADTPEVKKRRGKAKSLSASTSDSVKQDALDSQGEESPKEVVSRSGRKIKPKRFADFSSSEETDATTDKSDHGRGRAKVKIEDSNDQVTPSAVHKKRATVEKKNNLGEAPILEGTVVSGTASSDAPGRLLLALTFAGEYVGIKLDMDKPKSFESDKAQKQWDWSTARNAMKLKAQLESGEILPEQVKDCLDFNVHVPDEEKRLLAKDGALHRKTNKLRWLRIEAQLLQLDAQIKSNLGLDRAYPDKCLQAMDDMLSLSIDPLMLKKHPHIVGTVKRLRRYIGNLADWKLSDEEESVFKQKAEQIRQKSEHIYNKFKAMFTIPEGQSFWQSFSDQVVHFKELTKDMSEEKVFSLMSDPACPDAAVSGGSPANESGSQPDTDAPVKVKMEVPTWNEITKESEAK; translated from the exons ATGGTGAAGCTccataagaaatttttcgcGGGTGACAAAGTTTTTGCTAAAGTTCGAGGTTATCCACCGTGGCCAGCAAAA GTTGAAAAAGTTATTGATGCCaattcaaaaaattcaaagtataGTGTTTATTTTTATGGCACAGGAGAAAC aGCTGTATGCAAAGTAGAAGAGTTATATACCTATTTAGAGAATAAAGCAAGATTTGGTAAACCAATTAGAAGAAAGTTTTTTCATGAAGGTTTATTGCAATTAGAGCAAGAacttaaaaatgacaaaagtAAAGCATCGGATCTTGCTGATCTTAAAG AAGTTGGAATTGGCGAAGGAGCAGGAAAAGAAGGTGATACAAATTTACCAACAGTTAGTGCTGCAGATAGTGATATGGAAACAGGGCTTGTTATTGATgaggaggagaaaaagaaatccatGAAAAGGAAGTCCGTTTCGGCtgct gaTACACCTGAGGTTAAAAAGAGGCGTGGAAAAGCAAAGTCTTTATCTGCGTCTACAAGTGATTCAGTGAAACAAGATGCATTGGATTCTCAAGGAGAGGAATCACCAAAAGAAGTTGTAAGTCGTAGCGGTAGGAAAATTAAGCCCAAACGGTTTGCTGACTTCTCAAGTTCAGAAGAGACAGATGCTACAACAGATAAAAGTG ATCATGGAAGAGGTCGTGCTAAAGTTAAAATTGAAGATTCTAACGACCAAGTAACACCTAGTGCAGTGCATAAAAAAAGAGCTACTGTGGAAA aaaaaaataatttaggtGAAGCACCCATATTAGAAGGTACTGTGGTTTCTGGTACTGCATCATCGGATGCCCCGGGACGACTTCTATTGGCATTAACATTTGCTGGTGAATATGTAGGAATCAAATTAGACATGGATAAGCCAAAATCTTTTGAAAGTGATAAGGCTCAAAAACAATGGGACTGGTCTACTGCTAGAAATGCCATGAAGTTAAAAGCACAATTGGAAAGCGGCGAAATTTTACCAGAACAAGTGAAAGATTGTTTGGATTTCAATGTACATGTCCCAGATGAAGAAAAGCGATTATTAGCAAAAGATGGAGCACTTCATCGTAAAACAAATAAACTGag ATGGCTTCGTATAGAAGCACAACTTTTACAGTTGGATGCTCAAATTAAATCCAATCTCGGATTAGATCGAGCATATCCGGATAAGTGTTTGCAGGCAATGGATGATATGTTATCTCTTTCAATTGATCCTTTGATGTTAAAAAAACATCCACATATTGTGGGAACTGTTAAAAGG TTGAGACGATATATTGGTAATTTAGCCGATTGGAAATTAAGCGACGAGGAGGAG agTGTTTTCAAACAAAAGGCAGAACAAATTAGACAAAAGTCCGAACATATATACAACAAGTTTAag GCTATGTTTACCATACCCGAAGGGCAATCGTTTTGGCAATCATTTTCCGACCAAGTGGttcattttaaagaattaacaaAGGATATGTCTgaagaaaaagtattttctcTAATGTCTGATCCTGCTTGTCcag atgCAGCCGTATCAGGAGGTTCACCTGCTAATGAAAGTGGTAGTCAACCAGATACAGATGCACCTGTTAAAGTTAAAATGGAAGTGCCTACAtggaatgaaattacaaaagagTCGGAGGCCAAGTAA
- the LOC122569873 gene encoding PC4 and SFRS1-interacting protein isoform X2 — protein sequence MVKLHKKFFAGDKVFAKVRGYPPWPAKVEKVIDANSKNSKYSVYFYGTGETAVCKVEELYTYLENKARFGKPIRRKFFHEGLLQLEQELKNDKSKASDLADLKEVGIGEGAGKEGDTNLPTVSAADSDMETGLVIDEEEKKKSMKRKSVSAADTPEVKKRRGKAKSLSASTSDSVKQDALDSQGEESPKEVVSRSGRKIKPKRFADFSSSEETDATTDKSDHGRGRAKVKIEDSNDQVTPSAVHKKRATVESEAPILEGTVVSGTASSDAPGRLLLALTFAGEYVGIKLDMDKPKSFESDKAQKQWDWSTARNAMKLKAQLESGEILPEQVKDCLDFNVHVPDEEKRLLAKDGALHRKTNKLRWLRIEAQLLQLDAQIKSNLGLDRAYPDKCLQAMDDMLSLSIDPLMLKKHPHIVGTVKRLRRYIGNLADWKLSDEEESVFKQKAEQIRQKSEHIYNKFKAMFTIPEGQSFWQSFSDQVVHFKELTKDMSEEKVFSLMSDPACPDAAVSGGSPANESGSQPDTDAPVKVKMEVPTWNEITKESEAK from the exons ATGGTGAAGCTccataagaaatttttcgcGGGTGACAAAGTTTTTGCTAAAGTTCGAGGTTATCCACCGTGGCCAGCAAAA GTTGAAAAAGTTATTGATGCCaattcaaaaaattcaaagtataGTGTTTATTTTTATGGCACAGGAGAAAC aGCTGTATGCAAAGTAGAAGAGTTATATACCTATTTAGAGAATAAAGCAAGATTTGGTAAACCAATTAGAAGAAAGTTTTTTCATGAAGGTTTATTGCAATTAGAGCAAGAacttaaaaatgacaaaagtAAAGCATCGGATCTTGCTGATCTTAAAG AAGTTGGAATTGGCGAAGGAGCAGGAAAAGAAGGTGATACAAATTTACCAACAGTTAGTGCTGCAGATAGTGATATGGAAACAGGGCTTGTTATTGATgaggaggagaaaaagaaatccatGAAAAGGAAGTCCGTTTCGGCtgct gaTACACCTGAGGTTAAAAAGAGGCGTGGAAAAGCAAAGTCTTTATCTGCGTCTACAAGTGATTCAGTGAAACAAGATGCATTGGATTCTCAAGGAGAGGAATCACCAAAAGAAGTTGTAAGTCGTAGCGGTAGGAAAATTAAGCCCAAACGGTTTGCTGACTTCTCAAGTTCAGAAGAGACAGATGCTACAACAGATAAAAGTG ATCATGGAAGAGGTCGTGCTAAAGTTAAAATTGAAGATTCTAACGACCAAGTAACACCTAGTGCAGTGCATAAAAAAAGAGCTACTGTGGAAA gtGAAGCACCCATATTAGAAGGTACTGTGGTTTCTGGTACTGCATCATCGGATGCCCCGGGACGACTTCTATTGGCATTAACATTTGCTGGTGAATATGTAGGAATCAAATTAGACATGGATAAGCCAAAATCTTTTGAAAGTGATAAGGCTCAAAAACAATGGGACTGGTCTACTGCTAGAAATGCCATGAAGTTAAAAGCACAATTGGAAAGCGGCGAAATTTTACCAGAACAAGTGAAAGATTGTTTGGATTTCAATGTACATGTCCCAGATGAAGAAAAGCGATTATTAGCAAAAGATGGAGCACTTCATCGTAAAACAAATAAACTGag ATGGCTTCGTATAGAAGCACAACTTTTACAGTTGGATGCTCAAATTAAATCCAATCTCGGATTAGATCGAGCATATCCGGATAAGTGTTTGCAGGCAATGGATGATATGTTATCTCTTTCAATTGATCCTTTGATGTTAAAAAAACATCCACATATTGTGGGAACTGTTAAAAGG TTGAGACGATATATTGGTAATTTAGCCGATTGGAAATTAAGCGACGAGGAGGAG agTGTTTTCAAACAAAAGGCAGAACAAATTAGACAAAAGTCCGAACATATATACAACAAGTTTAag GCTATGTTTACCATACCCGAAGGGCAATCGTTTTGGCAATCATTTTCCGACCAAGTGGttcattttaaagaattaacaaAGGATATGTCTgaagaaaaagtattttctcTAATGTCTGATCCTGCTTGTCcag atgCAGCCGTATCAGGAGGTTCACCTGCTAATGAAAGTGGTAGTCAACCAGATACAGATGCACCTGTTAAAGTTAAAATGGAAGTGCCTACAtggaatgaaattacaaaagagTCGGAGGCCAAGTAA
- the LOC122569873 gene encoding PC4 and SFRS1-interacting protein isoform X4 codes for MVKLHKKFFAGDKVFAKVRGYPPWPAKVEKVIDANSKNSKYSVYFYGTGETAVCKVEELYTYLENKARFGKPIRRKFFHEGLLQLEQELKNDKSKASDLADLKEVGIGEGAGKEGDTNLPTVSAADSDMETGLVIDEEEKKKSMKRKSVSAADTPEVKKRRGKAKSLSASTSDSVKQDALDSQGEESPKEVVSRSGRKIKPKRFADFSSSEETDATTDKSDHGRGRAKVKIEDSNDQVTPSAVHKKRATVESEAPILEGIKLDMDKPKSFESDKAQKQWDWSTARNAMKLKAQLESGEILPEQVKDCLDFNVHVPDEEKRLLAKDGALHRKTNKLRWLRIEAQLLQLDAQIKSNLGLDRAYPDKCLQAMDDMLSLSIDPLMLKKHPHIVGTVKRLRRYIGNLADWKLSDEEESVFKQKAEQIRQKSEHIYNKFKAMFTIPEGQSFWQSFSDQVVHFKELTKDMSEEKVFSLMSDPACPDAAVSGGSPANESGSQPDTDAPVKVKMEVPTWNEITKESEAK; via the exons ATGGTGAAGCTccataagaaatttttcgcGGGTGACAAAGTTTTTGCTAAAGTTCGAGGTTATCCACCGTGGCCAGCAAAA GTTGAAAAAGTTATTGATGCCaattcaaaaaattcaaagtataGTGTTTATTTTTATGGCACAGGAGAAAC aGCTGTATGCAAAGTAGAAGAGTTATATACCTATTTAGAGAATAAAGCAAGATTTGGTAAACCAATTAGAAGAAAGTTTTTTCATGAAGGTTTATTGCAATTAGAGCAAGAacttaaaaatgacaaaagtAAAGCATCGGATCTTGCTGATCTTAAAG AAGTTGGAATTGGCGAAGGAGCAGGAAAAGAAGGTGATACAAATTTACCAACAGTTAGTGCTGCAGATAGTGATATGGAAACAGGGCTTGTTATTGATgaggaggagaaaaagaaatccatGAAAAGGAAGTCCGTTTCGGCtgct gaTACACCTGAGGTTAAAAAGAGGCGTGGAAAAGCAAAGTCTTTATCTGCGTCTACAAGTGATTCAGTGAAACAAGATGCATTGGATTCTCAAGGAGAGGAATCACCAAAAGAAGTTGTAAGTCGTAGCGGTAGGAAAATTAAGCCCAAACGGTTTGCTGACTTCTCAAGTTCAGAAGAGACAGATGCTACAACAGATAAAAGTG ATCATGGAAGAGGTCGTGCTAAAGTTAAAATTGAAGATTCTAACGACCAAGTAACACCTAGTGCAGTGCATAAAAAAAGAGCTACTGTGGAAA gtGAAGCACCCATATTAGAAG GAATCAAATTAGACATGGATAAGCCAAAATCTTTTGAAAGTGATAAGGCTCAAAAACAATGGGACTGGTCTACTGCTAGAAATGCCATGAAGTTAAAAGCACAATTGGAAAGCGGCGAAATTTTACCAGAACAAGTGAAAGATTGTTTGGATTTCAATGTACATGTCCCAGATGAAGAAAAGCGATTATTAGCAAAAGATGGAGCACTTCATCGTAAAACAAATAAACTGag ATGGCTTCGTATAGAAGCACAACTTTTACAGTTGGATGCTCAAATTAAATCCAATCTCGGATTAGATCGAGCATATCCGGATAAGTGTTTGCAGGCAATGGATGATATGTTATCTCTTTCAATTGATCCTTTGATGTTAAAAAAACATCCACATATTGTGGGAACTGTTAAAAGG TTGAGACGATATATTGGTAATTTAGCCGATTGGAAATTAAGCGACGAGGAGGAG agTGTTTTCAAACAAAAGGCAGAACAAATTAGACAAAAGTCCGAACATATATACAACAAGTTTAag GCTATGTTTACCATACCCGAAGGGCAATCGTTTTGGCAATCATTTTCCGACCAAGTGGttcattttaaagaattaacaaAGGATATGTCTgaagaaaaagtattttctcTAATGTCTGATCCTGCTTGTCcag atgCAGCCGTATCAGGAGGTTCACCTGCTAATGAAAGTGGTAGTCAACCAGATACAGATGCACCTGTTAAAGTTAAAATGGAAGTGCCTACAtggaatgaaattacaaaagagTCGGAGGCCAAGTAA